In a single window of the Populus alba chromosome 16, ASM523922v2, whole genome shotgun sequence genome:
- the LOC118052337 gene encoding uncharacterized protein: MEVEHFSHPDHPLILINQVLEYSCELVICSGCEGPIWGPCYSCTSCYFFLHKTCAALPREIKRRIHRRHPLHLLAKPPYKGQYRVCVCDRCNKTCNSFVYRCSVCDFDLHIKCAFQPGFLEVDSQAHQVAHKDHPLILNEEQEYHGEGVICSVCKEPMSGPSYSCTSCNVFLHKKCAELPPEIKRQIHPEHPLRLLPNHHLICGFCKETCYESFVYCCFVCEFNLHIKCAFPPCVYAADQDQGHQFRSLLNPRSLKSISFTCNACGTDGDDSPFGCTMCQLVVHEECISLPRTLKTALHHHPRIIHTYQLQQCIESINKYCGICRREVDTEYGVYYCPDCDFVAHVNCSREYGDSATETAGENEEEQSVAVDDQSMEPSFRVVREIKHGEERIIEEIEHFSHQHNLIFTDKVDDDLKCNGCMLPISTPFYSCASCNFFLDKTCIELPRRKKWQYHENQLILLWEHYLYKCSVCKQRCRGLRYTCDVCGLRIDVRCFKSILKDCFKHGGHEHPLYLPADRKNILRCNIEGHWLPPLLADDGENIPHCSGCCVTEESKVFLKCAVCDFKLGMKCATLPYKARHEYDDHPLSLTYINENDYQPSCIICEKDRDPKLWFYRCEQCDFDAHPECALGKYPYFKPGGVHKYPNHPHPLALVLKTEDYRPQACDSCGEPCDDLALECTDPNCSFIVHWERWQCFDSLS, translated from the coding sequence ATGGAGGTTGAACATTTTAGCCACCCAGATCATCCATTGATCCTCATTAATCAAGTTCTCGAATATAGTTGTGAACTAGTTATTTGCTCTGGATGCGAGGGACCAATATGGGGTCCTTGCTACAGTTGTACCTCTTGCTACTTCTTTCTTCATAAGACATGCGCCGCGCTGCCCCGTGAGATCAAGCGGCGCATTCATCGTAGACATCCTCTCCATCTACTGGCAAAGCCACCATATAAAGGACAATACAGAGTATGCGTTTGTGATCGGTGCAACAAAACTTGCAACAGTTTTGTTTACCGTTGTTCTGTCTGTGACTTTGATCTACATATCAAATGTGCTTTTCAACCGGGTTTTTTGGAAGTTGATAGTCAGGCACATCAAGTTGCCCACAAGGATCATCCATTGATTTTGAATGAAGAGCAAGAATATCATGGTGAAGGAGTTATATGCTCTGTGTGCAAGGAACCAATGTCTGGTCCTAGCTATAGTTGCACTTCTTGCAACGTCTTTCTTCACAAGAAGTGTGCTGAGCTACCCCCAGAGATCAAGAGGCAAATTCATCCAGAACACCCTCTTCGTCTACTGCCAAATCATCATTTGATCTGCGGATTTTGCAAAGAAACTTGCTATGAGAGTTTTGTTTACTGCTGTTTTGTGTGCGAATTCAACCTCCATATCAAATGTGCTTTTCCACCTTGCGTTTATGCAGCTGATCAGGATCAGGGGCATCAATTTAGAAGCCTGCTGAATCCACGTTCATTAAAATCAATCTCCTTCACTTGCAATGCATGCGGCACGGATGGAGATGACTCCCCATTCGGGTGCACCATGTGCCAACTCGTGGTCCACGAAGAATGCATTTCATTGCCACGCACCCTTAAAACGGCACTGCACCATCATCCCCGAATCATCCACACATATCAACTTCAACAATGCATCGAATCTATAAACAAGTACTGTGGAATTTGCCGTCGGGAAGTTGACACAGAATACGGAGTTTACTATTGCCCGGACTGTGACTTTGTTGCACATGTGAATTGTAGTAGAGAATATGGGGATTCTGCAACAGAGACTGCTGGAGAAAACGAAGAAGAGCAAAGTGTGGCTGTTGATGATCAATCCATGGAACCTAGCTTTCGCGTTGTCCGTGAGATCAAGCATGGAGAGGAGAGAATAATTGAAGAGATCGAGCATTTCAGTCATCAACATAACCTAATCTTTACTGACAAGGTTGATGATGATCTAAAGTGTAATGGGTGCATGTTACCAATCTCAACTCCATTTTATAGTTGTGCCAGTTGCAATTTCTTTCTTGACAAAACCTGCATAGAATTACCCAGGCGAAAAAAGTGGCAATATCACGAAAACCAACTGATTCTTTTATGGGAACATTATTTGTACAAGTGTAGTGTGTGCAAGCAACGTTGTCGTGGGCTCAGGTACACATGTGATGTATGTGGACTCCGGATTGATGTCCGATGTTTCAAATCAATATTGAAAGATTGTTTTAAACATGGAGGTCATGAGCATCCCCTTTATCTTCCAGCGGACAGAAAGAATATTCTCCGTTGCAATATTGAAGGTCACTGGCTTCCCCCTTTGCTTGCAGATGACGGAGAGAATATTCCCCATTGCAGTGGCTGTTGTGTCACCGAAGAATcaaaggtatttttaaaatgtgcgGTTTGCGATTTCAAGCTGGGTATGAAATGTGCTACACTGCCATACAAAGCAAGACACGAGTATGATGACCATCCTCTCTCCCTCACCTACATTAATGAAAATGACTACCAGCCTTCCTGCATAATTTGTGAAAAAGATAGAGACCCGAAGCTCTGGTTCTACCGTTGTGAGCAATGCGACTTCGATGCTCATCCTGAATGTGCTCTCGGGAAATACCCATATTTCAAGCCAGGGGGCGTTCACAAATATCCTAATCACCCTCACCCTCTTGCTTTGGTCCTCAAGACAGAGGATTATCGTCCACAGGCATGCGATTCTTGCGGTGAGCCTTGCGATGACTTGGCCCTTGAATGTACTGATCCTAACTGCAGTTTTATCGTCCACTGGGAAAGATGGCAATGCTTTGACTCATTATCGTAA
- the LOC140954730 gene encoding uncharacterized protein, with the protein MCYTNNSQNNKHLPKTALTPSVSTKIYFERFPSWLDYQDLKKAFSKISPVTNLFVSRKKTKQGRRFGFVSFFSLLEDTDLCDRLNLVWFDSFKIRANLARFQTPIDSKEKTVHSTKPEIKIPPKLALRDNRTFVEALLVQQPSKKTVMYKSTQDDKEWLLRSLVGSIATEVDYAKLEHMVLKTVKKAIGFRFLGASQAVITFTDRETMEKELTNSSSALANYFSSIKPWKREVKAVDRFVWVSIMGLPLIGWNRRCIESMVEDAGKMIGYDITSVSQGSLMGVKVLLCTTSFTTLNKQPSLILDGEEFDISVMEMKPGFSPMLTTIKYSMDTSGTEESYEESCSKITPLEEFPPASINEPEADRTSTEQQDKDMQNDPSLILCTRYTESLNN; encoded by the coding sequence ATGTGTTACACAAACAACAGCCAAAACAACAAGCACTTACCTAAAACAGCTCTCACTCCCTCTGTCTCTACTAAGATTTATTTTGAACGTTTCCCGTCTTGGCTTGATTACCAAGATCTCAAAAAGGCTTTTTCAAAGATAAGTCCTGTCACCAACCTCTttgtttccaggaaaaaaacaaaacaagggaGACGgtttggttttgtatctttcttctcccttttagAAGATACAGACCTTTGTGATAGATTGAACCTGGTATGGTTCGACTCTTTCAAAATTCGTGCAAACCTAGCAAGATTTCAAACACCTATAGATTCCAAGGAAAAGACAGTCCACTCTACAAAGCCAGAAATCAAAATCCCACCCAAACTAGCCCTTAGAGACAACAGGACCTTTGTTGAAGCTCTTTTGGTCCAACAACCATCAAAGAAGACTGTGATGTATAAGTCTACTCAGGATGACAAGGAATGGCTGTTGAGAAGTCTGGTCGGTTCTATAGCCACAGAAGTGGACTATGCAAAACTGGAGCATATGGTTTTGAAAACTGTCAAGAAGGCAATTGGATTTCGCTTCCTAGGAGCAAGCCAAGCAGTTATCACCTTTACAGACAGAGAGACTATGGAGAAAGAGTTAACAAACAGTAGCTCTGCCTTGGCAAACTACTTCTCTAGTATCAAACCATGGAAGAGGGAAGTAAAAGCAGTGGATAGATTTGTTTGGGTGTCTATTATGGGACTTCCTCTAATTGGCTGGAACCGAAGATGTATTGAATCAATGGTTGAAGATGCAGGCAAGATGATTGGTTACGATATTACAAGTGTGAGTCAAGGTTCACTTATGGGAGTCAAGGTTCTTTTGTGCACAACCTCTTTCACGACTTTAAACAAACAGCCTTCACTGATTCTAGACGGAGAGGAATTTGATATATCAGTCATGGAAATGAAGCCAGGTTTTAGCCCCATGCTTACCACAATTAAATACTCAATGGATACATCAGGCACTGAAGAATCATATGAAGAGTCATGTAGTAAAATCACACCTTTAGAAGAGTTTCCGCCAGCCAGTATAAATGAACCAGAAGCTGACCGAACCTCAACAGAGCAACAGGACAAGGACATGCAAAATGACCCCTCTCTCATTCTCTGCACAAGATACACTGAATCACTCAACAACTAA
- the LOC140954731 gene encoding uncharacterized protein, producing MILAKSRSHNTHQQSFSAFICDLAEPQKVVEMELEGEMKDKKLRRARRVAPKSSFNKKKNVLKVKSFAAHIPNGAPNLFAMKVTNTQNNTPLQDTTPSPVIKSSGIGKNHNYASTDDETSVMHLHLPPLLNPQSNPQTFSDATNENTNEKSSKTRKLKLLQASGSVANTMEDCDSSDSLNSGIQQGNIRFQITCTKHQDNGFDSEKETQEMIQDAVALGLGNPQELKGFKEGIMRNIDREVDEWTSVNQLNLWNIATVKWAFLESIGKSGGIIAMWDSSIFEVSSVEFGGQWISLCGTHIPSSFTCMIIGVYAASSVKDRADMWEEITTFKFAFELPLVVIGDFNETLHAHERSSGHLNSSGSTSFRKFISDCELVEFNLQGHRFTWFRGGSMSRIDRAFASLDFHLQFPSLSLCRYPRGLSDHCQLILQSPEVDWGWKPFRFINCWLSHPSFLIDFEALWSESCKEFPASLRKGRNYISKIEHNGSHLVSSNDIKEGAVNFFSSLFRKPTCKRIEMGGSGFSKISEAKSIWLERPPSMEEVKQVVWDCDGSKAPGPDGFTFCFYKKVWNIISSEVFMLVKSFFRTGKLPKGINSSFVTLIPKSKEPSRFSHFRPISLIHGLYKIVAKLLSTRLRHVMTDVINVNQSAFIAGRQILDGFMIANEVVHGVRSKKKHGLLLKVDFHKAFDSILWEHIDTSMGYMGFGSHWRKLIFECLSTSKLAILINGSPSREFSLERGLRQGDPLSPFLFDIAVEGLTVLFNRASASGYFKGLQTTPGINLDNDYTSSLANSVFYRSDTFPVRYLGLPLGANPSRLSTWKPVLSTIRAKLLTWKGNFLSMAGRLCLIKSVLSSLPLFYMSVFAMPKGVTKAISSLTRSFLWKGSSTSHGLFKVAWHKVIKDKSSGGLGLGSIHNKNLALLFKWLWNLDNGVAGGWQEHILLKYRPDFINGILEFAGSLSPTWHGIVSAIFSTQNIANLLHANVGFKVGDGRNIQFWTDSWLGSATNLQLLFPRLYNLSLQQNTNLADIYNLTDASLNLSWRRTLRPREICQRESLIAEVQRGLLFSDGADCKLWKFHSSGMYSAQSGRLLFDSLSATENNHSFTLLWNGYAPPKVDVFIWLLLHGGLSTRSFLAERRIINYEESHCPFCCKETETINHLFHWCPIIWSLWGRFLKWFGCSGCLHKDPNQNLQEWSGLINGKFQRRAITLLCKGLYWSIWIARNRLIFESKAPDWDMIFDLTFHRLAFWLKSSVTNFSYTGSDLFRNPECIMNWTN from the exons ATGATACTAGCCAAAAGCCGGAGCCACAATACACATCAACAATCTTTCTCTGCCTTCATATGTGACCTAGCAGAGCCACAAAAAGTAGTGGAAATGGAGTTGGAAGGAGAGATGAAAGATAAGAAGCTTAGAAGAGCTAGAAGGGTTGCGCCTAAATcttcttttaacaaaaagaagaatGTGTTGAAAGTTAAATCATTTGCAGCTCATATACCTAATGGAGCACCCAACCTTTTTGCAATGAAGGTAACCAACACCCAAAACAACACACCTCTACAAGACACCACACCATCCCCTGTTATTAAGTCATCCGGCATTGGAAAGAACCATAACTATGCCTCCACGGATGATGAAACCAGTGTCATGCATCTCCATTTACCACCCTTGCTGAACCCTCAAAGCAACCCACAAACATTTTCAGACGCAACCAATGAAAACACAAACGAGAAAAGcagcaaaacaagaaaactaaAGTTGTTGCAAGCCAGTGGTAGTGTTGCTAACACTATGGAGGATTGTGATTCTTCCGACTCCTTAAACTCAGGAATCCAACAAGGAAATATTCGGTTTCAGATCACTTGTACGAAGCATCAAGACAATGGGTTTGACAGTGAAAAGGAGACTCAAGAAATGATACAAGATGCTGTGGCTCTAGGTTTGGGAAACCCGCAAGAACTAAAAGGGTTCAAAGAAGgaataatgagaaatattgATAGAGAAGTTGATGAGTGGACATCAGTTAACCAGTT AAATCTGTGGAATATTGCAACTGTCAAATGGGCTTTTCTAGAATCTATAGGGAAATCAGGAGGGATTATAGCAATGTGGGATAGCTCTATCTTTGAAGTTAGCTCGGTAGAATTTGGGGGGCAGTGGATCAGCCTATGCGGCACGCATATTCCCTCTTCCTTTACTTGTATGATAATTGGTGTATATGCTGCATCTTCAGTGAAGGACCGTGCTGATATGTGGGAAGAAATCACCACTTTTAAGTTTGCTTTCGAACTACCATTGGTGGTGATAGGCGACTTCAACGAAACTTTACACGCTCATGAGAGAAGTAGTGGTCACCTCAATTCATCAGGTTCAACTTCATTCCGCAAATTCATATCAGACTGTGAACTGGTTGAATTCAATTTGCAAGGGCATCGGTTCACTTGGTTTAGGGGTGGTTCTATGAGCCGCATTGACAGAGCTTTCGCTTCCCTAGATTTTCATCTACAGTTCCCGTCTCTATCTCTCTGCCGCTACCCTAGAGGGCTGTCCGATCACTGTCAGCTGATTCTCCAAAGCCCGGAGGTAGACTGGGGGTGGAAGCCGTTTCGTTTCATAAATTGCTGGCTGTCGCACCCTTCTTTCTTAATAGATTTTGAGGCCCTCTGGTCTGAAAGCTGCAAGGAATTTCCAG CAAGTCTAAGGAAGGGCCGCAACTACATTAGTAAGATTGAACATAATGGCAGTCATCTAGTCTCctcaaatgatataaaagaaGGCGCTGTCAACTTCTTCTCATCCTTGTTTCGCAAACCAACAtgtaaaagaattgaaatgggAGGCTCGGGGTTCTCTAAAATTTCAGAAGCCAAATCAATTTGGCTAGAAAGACCACCTTCAATGGAAGAAGTGAAGCAAGTTGTGTGGGACTGTGATGGTTCCAAAGCCCCTGGCCCCGATGGTTTCAccttttgtttctataaaaaGGTATGGAATATCATCAGCTCAGAGGTTTTTATGCtggttaaaagttttttcagaACTGGTAAACTTCCAAAGGGTATCAACTCTTCTTTTGTAACTCTGATTCCGAAATCAAAGGAGCCGAGCAGATTCTCCCATTTTCGTCCGATAAGCCTGATTCACGGGCTATACAAAATAGTGGCAAAGCTACTGTCCACTAGGCTTCGTCATGTCATGACAGATGTGATCAATGTTAACCAGTCTGCATTTATTGCTGGGCGTCAGATTCTAGACGGGTTCATGATAGCAAATGAGGTTGTTCATGGTGTGCGCAGCAAGAAGAAGCATGGCCTCTTATTGAAGGTAGATTTCCATAAAGcctttgactcaattttatgGGAACATATTGACACAAGTATGGGATACATGGGTTTTGGCTCACACTGGAGGAAGCTGATATTCGAATGCTTATCCACTTCAAAATTAGCCATCTTGATAAACGGTTCTCCTAGTAGAGAATTTAGTTTGGAGAGGGGTCTTAGGCAAGGGGACCCACTCTCTCCATTCCTATTTGACATTGCAGTTGAGGGATTGACAGTTTTATTCAATAGGGCATCAGCTTCAGGTTACTTCAAAGGCTTACAGACTACCCCAG GTATCAACTTGGACAACGACTACACCTCTAGCCTGGCGAACTCAGTCTTCTATCGTAGTGATACTTTCCCGGTTAGGTACCTTGGACTACCTCTTGGAGCCAATCCCAGCAGACTCTCTACTTGGAAACCAGTGTTGTCCACTATCAGAGCAAAGCTACTCACATGGAAAGGGAATTTTTTGAGCATGGCAGGAAGGTTATGTCTAATTAAATCAGTCTTGAGCTCTCTTCCTCTGTTTTACATGTCAGTTTTTGCTATGCCAAAGGGTGTTACTAAAGCCATCTCTTCTCTAACCCGGTCTTTCCTTTGGAAAGGAAGCTCAACTTCTCATGGCCTTTTTAAGGTGGCTTGGCACAAGGTAATAAAGGATAAATCTTCTGGTGGTCTCGGGCTGGGATCCATCCACAACAAAAATCTGGCTTTGCTCTTTAAATGGCTATGGAATCTAGATAATGGAGTGGCAGGAGGCTGGCAAGAACACATTCTTCTAAAATACCGACCTGACTTTATAAATGGTATCCTTGAGTTTGCAGGTTCTTTATCTCCAACTTGGCATGGCATTGTTTCGGCAATCTTCTCAACACAAAACATAGCCAATCTTTTACATGCAAATGTCGGGTTCAAGGTGGGTGACGGGAGGAACATCCAGTTTTGGACTGACTCTTGGCTCGGCTCTGCAACCAATCTCCAGCTCTTATTCCCCAGACTTTATAACCTCTCCTTACAGCAAAACACCAACCTTGCAGATATATACAATTTGACAGATGCATCTTTAAACCTTTCCTGGAGAAGAACCCTTCGGCCTCGTGAGATCTGCCAAAGGGAGAGCTTGATCGCAGAGGTGCAACGTGGTCTCCTTTTCTCAGATGGTGCAGACTGCAAGTTATGGAAATTCCACAGCTCTGGCATGTACTCAGCTCAATCAGGTCGCCTCTTATTTGATAGTCTATCGGCCACTGAAAATAATCACTCCTTTACTCTGCTATGGAATGGTTATGCCCCCCCAAAAGTGGATGTGTTCATTTGGCTTCTTCTTCATGGAGGTTTGAGTACAAGAAGTTTTTTAGCTGAGAGGAGAATCATTAATTATGAGGAATCTCACTGCCCATTCTGCTGCAAGGAAACCGAGACAATTAATCATCTTTTCCATTGGTGTCCTATAATATGGTCTCTTTGGGGTCGTTTCTTGAAATGGTTCGGGTGCTCAGGTTGTCTGCACAAAGACCCAAATCAAAATCTGCAGGAATGGTCCGGATTGATTAATGGAAAATTTCAGCGACGTGCTATTACCCTCCTCTGTAAAGGTCTGTATTGGTCAATTTGGATAGCGCGCAACCGCCTAATCTTCGAATCCAAGGCTCCTGATTGGGATATGATTTTTGATCTCACTTTTCACCGTTTGGCTTTCTGGTTGAAGTCCTCAGTTACAAATTTCAGCTATACAGGCTCAGATCTTTTTAGAAATCCTGAATGTATTATGAACTGGACTAACTAA